Proteins encoded in a region of the Photobacterium profundum SS9 genome:
- the pspG gene encoding envelope stress response protein PspG — protein sequence MIEFLFLIAFSLVLVFTGVSMIGVLLAVAAGFAIMAVAGMIGIVFKLLPWIALIAVVVWFYREKKADKSHRERSTYRRRY from the coding sequence ATGATCGAATTTTTATTTTTAATCGCTTTTTCATTAGTACTGGTTTTTACTGGTGTCAGTATGATTGGTGTATTACTTGCCGTAGCAGCTGGTTTTGCCATTATGGCGGTCGCAGGTATGATTGGAATTGTGTTTAAGCTATTACCATGGATTGCATTGATTGCGGTTGTTGTGTGGTTTTATCGCGAGAAAAAAGCAGACAAGTCTCACCGCGAGAGATCGACATACCGCCGTCGTTACTAG
- a CDS encoding TIGR04219 family outer membrane beta-barrel protein, translated as MNKLMLTAVAAAVAFSVAVPAQAAALLGVKAGVDVWAANAKVNSANSDKSDDTSPSFYVAFEHFIPLVPNFRLRYNDIDTGAVAFEQTDLTAYYEILDNDAIAFDLGLTMTKFGSGNVTLGGQNDTFDEWQPSIYGNVEVGIPMTPLFVFGDLNFSSFNSNSTVDGQAGVKWSIPLVALDLNVRGGYRVMDYDFDSVKNSDSVKLDGWFAGVELDF; from the coding sequence ATGAACAAATTAATGCTTACAGCTGTAGCGGCTGCTGTGGCTTTTTCTGTAGCAGTACCAGCACAAGCTGCAGCACTTTTAGGGGTTAAAGCCGGCGTTGACGTATGGGCTGCTAATGCGAAAGTCAATAGCGCTAATAGTGACAAAAGCGACGACACATCTCCTTCATTTTACGTAGCATTTGAGCACTTTATTCCATTAGTGCCTAACTTCCGCCTTCGTTACAACGACATCGATACCGGCGCTGTTGCTTTCGAGCAAACAGACTTAACTGCTTACTACGAAATCTTAGATAACGATGCGATTGCATTCGATCTTGGTCTTACAATGACGAAGTTCGGATCGGGTAACGTTACTCTTGGTGGTCAGAATGATACGTTTGATGAGTGGCAGCCTAGCATCTACGGTAACGTAGAAGTGGGCATCCCGATGACGCCACTATTTGTGTTTGGTGATTTAAACTTCAGTAGCTTCAACAGCAACAGTACTGTTGATGGTCAAGCGGGTGTTAAGTGGTCTATTCCTTTAGTTGCGCTTGATCTAAACGTTCGCGGTGGTTACCGCGTGATGGATTACGATTTTGATAGCGTTAAAAACAGCGATAGCGTGAAGCTTGACGGTTGGTTTGCTGGTGTTGAATTAGATTTCTAA